The following coding sequences lie in one Apium graveolens cultivar Ventura chromosome 1, ASM990537v1, whole genome shotgun sequence genomic window:
- the LOC141666494 gene encoding uncharacterized protein LOC141666494 produces the protein MEKSEPSFVPEWLRSSGSVTVAVNTNHRQNDHISFKAARNKSSVDIIAHDSGRSPVSDRTTSSYFRRSSSSNGSNLSRSYSSFGRNNRDRGWDRDTNEFRDNDGLRLGDHRRQNYSDSLGSDFSSRFEKNDFRQTHSSIAGKHSEPLSRKVSADMNSSSKSHYNNGSSCLSGSSAINSVRKTSFDRDFPSLGADDRQTDYGIRRIQSPGLSINGQSLPIGYSTVAGEVGWTSALAEVPVMVGSSGTSTSSVVQSALPTSTSVASSLTAGLNMAETLAQGPSLVESAPQVSVETQRLEEMAIKQSRQLIPVTPYMPKSLVINSLEKSKGKVAQQQHQASSIHPLRATLEKSDVPKTVSLGKLQVLKHARERNGISYPAKDSLSLTNDSTVANNPPTTLPAVIPPSRIPVQHLNVNRKPAATLATPALEKKPSAQLKSRNDFFNLVRKKSLTNSSSVSDSVSTVSHSVLEQSGEIQASASLPQGEDFQLANHSNMDQFRDNVNALISNSGDHNGFQNSCGNGETRLRSDVILCSEEEEAAFLRSLGWDENAGEDEGLTEEEINEFYRDANKYIKPGSSSKTSLRSV, from the exons ATGGAAAAAAGTGAGCCTTCATTTGTCCCTGAGTGGTTAAGGAGTAGTGGAAGCGTAACTGTTGCTGTTAATACTAATCACCGTCAGAATGATCATATTTCATTTAAGGCGGCAAGAAATAaatcatcagtagatattattgcTCATGATTCGGGACGTTCACCTGTTTCTGATAGAACAACATCCTCTTACTTTCGTCGAAGTTCTTCTAGTAATGGTTCTAACCTCTCGAGGTCTTACAGTAGTTTTGGTAGGAACAACCGTGATAGGGGCTGGGATAGAGATACAAATGAATTTCGTGATAACGATGGGTTAAGGTTAGGTGATCATAGGCGTCAAAACTATTCTGATTCATTAGGGAGCGATTTTTCGAGTAGGTTTGAGAAGAATGACTTCAGACAAACACACTCTTCCATAGCCGGGAAACATAGTGAGCCATTATCCAGGAAAGTATCAGCTGACATGAACAGTTCCAGCAAAAGCCACTACAACAATGGCAGTTCTTGCCTTTCCGGGAGTAGTGCCATCAACAGTGTGCGCAAAACTTCATTTGACAGGGATTTTCCATCTCTTGGAGCTGATGATAGGCAAACAGATTATGGCATAAGAAGAATTCAATCTCCTGGATTGAGCATAAATGGGCAAAGCTTACCAATTGGGTATTCTACAGTGGCTGGTGAAGTTGGGTGGACCTCGGCCCTAGCGGAGGTACCTGTGATGGTTGGAAGCAGTGGCACCAGTACTTCATCTGTTGTTCAATCTGCTCTTCCAACTTCAACTTCTGTGGCATCAAGCTTGACAGCTGGCCTCAATATGGCAGAAACTCTGGCACAAGGTCCCTCTCTTGTTGAATCTGCTCCTCAG GTATCTGTCGAAACTCAGAGGCTCGAAGAAATGGCTATAAAACAATCTAGGCAGCTCATTCCGGTGACACCTTACATGCCTAAATCTTTG GTGATAAATTCTTTGGAGAAATCTAAAGGTAAGGTAGCCCAGCAGCAACATCAGGCCTCTTCTATTCACCCTCTGCGTGCGACACTCGAAAAGTCTGATGTGCCAAAGACAGTGAGCTTGGGGAAACTTCAAGTCCTCAAACATGCACGAGAAAGGAATGGCATTTCTTATCCAGCAAAGGATAGCTTGAGCCTTACCAATGATAGTACAGTAGCAAATAACCCACCGACTACTTTACCAGCTGTTATACCTCCTTCAAGGATACCAGTTCAGCACCTGAATGTTAACCGTAAGCCTGCAGCAACATTGGCTACCCCGGCATTGGAGAAGAAACCTTCAGCTCAGCTTAAGAGTCGAAATGATTTCTTCAATCTTGTGAGGAAGAAGTCTTTGACAAATTCCTCCTCTGTTTCTGATTCCGTCTCTACGGTATCACATTCTGTTCTGGAACAGTCTGGTGAAATTCAAGCTTCTGCTTCCCTACCTCAAGGAGAAGattttcaacttgcaaaccacTCTAATATGGACCAGTTTAGAGATAACGTGAATGCCTTGATCAGCAATAGTGGAGATCATAATGGCTTCCAAAATTCTTGTGGCAACGGAGAGACTCGTTTAAGATCTGATGTGATTCTTTGTTCAGAAGAGGAAGAGGCTGCATTTTTGCGGTCACTTGGTTGGGATGAAAATGCTGGAGAGGATGAAGGCCTTACAGAGGAAGAGATCAATGAATTCTACAGGGATGCAAATAAG TATATCAAGCCTGGCTCATCCTCAAAGACTTCCTTGCGATCTGTTTAA
- the LOC141666487 gene encoding uncharacterized protein LOC141666487: MGSTAVADKTEEQLRREIIELRRQQREITERLRDPRGIRRGGLSGSGPGHRGFVPGGNRQRNFANRNEDNQPAPKRRLSSAVVKIEDGEIVDDDDVKEAGNKDSVMEESVEAAVPSQNEGRDSTWPRRVGDQRSRMMDSEAPPVPRVLPKDEDPSLVKRNKRMLGQLLGTLERFRKEDAKLSGSEAYMRRSDSLKRAEEKAREESETLRLQEREKIAEKRRRDLTLRARVAAKAEEKELEVLFIRWSEHHSKLGKFLRTKAEPPIHYSFSKPLDEEDATLAEQRKEKIFQEWKAARREELSQYQKQLAERSVSNVEKELERWQNARNSRKGNNDALNLQETMDQELETHRLEHGPKRRKISGGGNNEDEDDVEDINAGEDDMMDDVLDVDENNGRGEETVKADTDNGSPATDIKEEVA, encoded by the exons ATGGGAAGCACCGCCGTTGCCGACAAGACTGAAGAACAGCTCCGTCGTGAAATCATCGAGCTCCGTCGCCAACAACGCGAG ATTACAGAGCGGCTTCGTGATCCAAGGGGCATTCGACGTGGTGGGTTATCGGGTTCCGGTCCAGGCCATCGTGGTTTCGTACCTGGTGGAAACCGGCAGCGCAATTTT GCTAATAGGAATGAAGATAATCAACCAGCGCCGAAAAGGCGGCTTTCTTCAGCTGTGGTGAAG ATCGAAGATGGGGAGATTGTTGACGACGATGATGTAAAGGAAGCTGGAAACAAAGATTCTGTGATGGAGGAAAGCGTTGAGGCTGCCGTGCCCAGCCAGAATGAGGGAAGGGATTCTACTTGGCCTAGGAGGGTTGGTGATCAGAGGTCACGGATGATG GATTCTGAAGCTCCTCCGGTTCCTAGAGTATTGCCGAAGGACGAAGACCCAAGTTTAGTCAAGAGAAATAAGAGGATGCTTGGGCAACTTCTTGGCACTTTGGAG AGATTCAGAAAAGAAGATGCAAAACTTTCTGGTAGTGAGGCATACATGCGAAGATCTGATTCCTTGAAAAGA GCTGAAGAAAAAGCACGTGAAGAAAGTGAAACGTTGAGGCTACAGGAGCGTGAAAAAATTGCAGAAAAGCGGAGGAGGGATTTG ACTCTTAGAGCACGTGTTGCAGCTAAGGCGGAAGAGAAGGAATTGGAGGTGTTATTTATTCGGTGGAGTGAGCACCACAGCAAGCTTGGGAAGTTTTTAAG GACCAAGGCAGAACCTCCTATTCATTACTCATTTTCCAAACCattggatgaagaagatgcaACTTTGGCTGAACAACGGAAAGAAAAG ATATTTCAAGAATGGAAGGCTGCTAGGAGGGAGGAGTTATCACAATATCAGAAACAGCTTGCTGAGCGATCTGTTTCCAATGTTGAGAAGGAGTTGGAGAGGTGGCAAAATGCAAGAAACAGCCGTAAGGGAAACAATGATGCATTGAATTTGCAAGAAACTATGGACCAAGAATTAGAGACCCACAGGCTTGAGCATGGACCCAAGAGACGGAAAATTTCTGGTGGAGGCAacaatgaagatgaagatgatgTTGAAGATATCAACGCCGGAGAGGATGACATGATGGATGATGTGCTGGATGTTGACGAAAACAATGGGAGAGGCGAAGAAACAGTGAAGGCAGACACAGATAATGGTAGTCCTGCTACAGACATTAAGGAGGAAGTAGCCTAA